Proteins co-encoded in one Dyella japonica A8 genomic window:
- a CDS encoding TonB-dependent receptor: MHKVRLRGPTSTRHITLSRLPLAAAICLAMASPAVAQDAGQNPASNPAPGPLEKTKTLSAVTVTAQKREENLQKVPISLQVLDTDKLQELHVQNFNDYVKYLPSVSYQTYGPGFALIYMRGVASGGDGNHSGSMPSVGVYLDEQPITTIQGPLDVHMYDIARVESLSGPQGTLYGASAEAGAIRIITNKPDPSGFAASYSAGVNSVDHGGVGYTAEGMVNIPMSSNAAIRLVGWDEHDAGYINNEVGSRTFPTSGITVSNAKGCSNPPSLVCTGQAKKDYNDVDIQGGRLALKYNINDDWSISPTVMGQHTITNGNFASDPQVGSLALTHYYPDYANDRWVQAALTVEGKIGNFDLTYAYSHLTRSQEEDNDYSDYSFWYDTIAHYGAYIQDNAGNLINPSQYIQAHNHYTKQSHELRIASPADERLRVVGGVFFQRQVHEIQQDYLINGLANSLSVPGWPNTLWLTQQERVDRDEALFGELSYDFIPETLIGTVGGRWFHTNNSLKGFYGFSAGFSPTSTYGVAGCTSSNPFHGAPCMDFDKATKETDSLGKANLTWQISPDKMIYGTWSQGFRPGGINRRGSLPPYKSDFLTNYELGWKTTWFDHRLSYNGAVFREKWKDFQFSILGANGLTEIRNAGQARINGIEQDVNWAATYNLQIGAGMAYYDAKLTQDYCGFTDTSGNPISNCPAGSINPITGAVVTGPLAPKGTRLPVTPKLKYNLNARYTTNIGDYEVFGQVAVVHVGERSSDLRVFANDLVGNMPAYTTADFSAGAKYHGMSLDLYVNNAFDKRGQLFRYTECAAATCAAHNVVPGYPDGQVYTVMNQPRTVGIRFSQEF, encoded by the coding sequence ATGCACAAAGTCAGGCTGAGGGGGCCGACAAGTACGCGGCACATCACGTTGTCCCGGTTGCCGCTGGCGGCGGCGATCTGCCTTGCCATGGCGTCACCCGCCGTGGCGCAGGACGCCGGGCAGAACCCGGCCAGCAATCCGGCACCGGGCCCGCTGGAGAAAACCAAGACACTGAGCGCGGTGACGGTCACGGCGCAGAAGCGCGAGGAAAACCTGCAGAAAGTGCCGATCAGCCTGCAGGTGCTGGATACGGACAAACTGCAGGAACTTCACGTCCAGAATTTCAACGACTATGTGAAATACCTGCCCAGCGTGTCGTACCAGACGTACGGCCCGGGCTTTGCGCTGATCTACATGCGCGGCGTGGCCAGCGGCGGCGACGGCAACCATTCCGGTTCGATGCCAAGCGTGGGCGTGTACCTGGATGAGCAGCCGATCACCACCATCCAGGGACCGCTCGATGTGCACATGTATGACATCGCGCGCGTCGAATCGCTGTCGGGCCCGCAGGGCACCCTGTATGGCGCCAGCGCCGAAGCCGGTGCGATACGCATCATCACCAACAAGCCCGACCCCAGCGGTTTCGCCGCCAGCTACAGCGCGGGTGTGAACTCCGTCGATCACGGCGGCGTGGGCTATACCGCGGAAGGCATGGTCAATATTCCCATGTCGTCGAACGCCGCGATTCGCCTGGTTGGGTGGGACGAGCACGACGCGGGGTATATCAACAACGAAGTAGGCTCCCGCACGTTCCCGACCTCGGGCATCACGGTGAGCAACGCCAAGGGCTGCTCCAACCCGCCCAGCCTGGTGTGTACCGGCCAGGCCAAGAAGGACTACAACGACGTCGACATCCAGGGTGGCCGCCTGGCGTTGAAATACAACATCAACGACGACTGGTCGATCAGCCCCACCGTCATGGGGCAGCACACCATCACCAACGGCAACTTCGCCAGCGACCCGCAGGTGGGCTCACTGGCATTGACGCACTACTACCCCGACTACGCCAATGACCGCTGGGTGCAGGCGGCGCTGACGGTGGAAGGCAAGATCGGCAATTTCGACCTGACTTATGCGTACTCGCACCTGACGCGCAGCCAGGAAGAAGACAACGACTACAGCGACTACTCGTTCTGGTACGACACCATCGCCCACTACGGCGCTTACATCCAGGACAACGCCGGCAACCTGATCAACCCGTCGCAGTACATCCAGGCGCACAACCACTACACCAAGCAAAGCCACGAGCTGCGTATCGCCTCGCCGGCGGACGAGCGCCTGCGCGTGGTGGGCGGCGTGTTCTTCCAGCGGCAGGTGCACGAGATCCAGCAGGATTACCTGATCAATGGCCTGGCCAATTCGCTGTCCGTACCGGGCTGGCCGAACACGCTGTGGTTGACCCAGCAGGAGCGCGTCGATCGCGATGAAGCGTTGTTCGGCGAGCTGTCGTACGACTTCATTCCGGAAACGCTTATCGGCACCGTCGGCGGGCGCTGGTTCCACACCAACAACAGCCTGAAGGGCTTCTACGGTTTCAGCGCGGGCTTCTCGCCCACGTCGACCTATGGCGTGGCCGGCTGCACCTCGTCGAACCCGTTCCACGGCGCGCCGTGCATGGATTTCGACAAGGCCACCAAGGAGACCGATTCGCTGGGCAAGGCCAACCTGACCTGGCAGATCTCGCCGGACAAGATGATTTACGGCACCTGGTCGCAGGGCTTCCGGCCCGGCGGCATCAATCGCCGTGGTTCGCTGCCGCCGTACAAGTCGGACTTCCTCACCAACTATGAGCTTGGCTGGAAGACCACCTGGTTCGACCACCGGCTGTCGTACAACGGCGCGGTGTTCCGCGAGAAATGGAAGGACTTCCAGTTCAGCATCCTCGGCGCCAACGGCCTCACCGAAATCCGCAACGCGGGACAGGCGCGCATCAACGGCATCGAGCAGGACGTGAACTGGGCGGCCACGTACAACCTGCAGATCGGTGCGGGCATGGCCTACTACGACGCTAAGCTGACGCAGGACTACTGCGGCTTCACCGACACCAGCGGCAACCCGATCTCCAACTGCCCCGCCGGTTCGATCAACCCGATCACCGGTGCCGTGGTGACCGGCCCGCTAGCGCCCAAGGGAACACGCCTGCCGGTGACGCCGAAGCTGAAGTACAACCTCAACGCCCGCTACACCACCAACATCGGCGACTACGAGGTGTTCGGGCAGGTCGCGGTGGTGCATGTGGGCGAGCGCAGTTCGGACCTTCGCGTCTTCGCCAACGACCTGGTCGGCAACATGCCGGCCTACACCACGGCGGATTTTTCCGCTGGCGCGAAGTACCACGGCATGTCTCTGGATCTGTACGTCAACAACGCCTTCGACAAGCGGGGCCAGCTGTTCCGCTACACCGAATGCGCCGCCGCGACCTGTGCCGCCCACAACGTGGTGCCCGGGTATCCGGACGGGCAGGTCTACACCGTCATGAACCAGCCGCGCACCGTGGGTATCCGCTTCAGTCAGGAGTTCTGA
- a CDS encoding M1 family metallopeptidase — translation MRRLVRPFVLTALAACCGAALAAPATDDQPHGRLPGWAQPESYQLDFKVDPRQQDFSGTTVIKVKLTQASDHLWLHGRELKVGKVAVTDAAGKKHAAKYVEVAPQEGVVRIDFGGTLQPQELTLAFDYTAPLNQQLQGLYKVSHEGQPYAMTQMEPISARFAFPGFDEPGFKTPFDIRLTIPDDEVGVANTKQVKEETAGKGWKKLTFSTTKPLPTYLVAFGVGPWDVVKGLDILPSQYRSEKLELRGIAAKGEGHRMQHVLGETPSIIHTLEDYYGFGYPWDKLDLLAAPDFSAGAMENPGLVTFRDWLLLIDPDSSANYVRGSFNVTAHELAHQWTGDTVTLAWWDDLWLNEAFATWMQQKVTQKVHPEYRADLDRVRGAQGAMNGDSLVTTRKIRQPITGNGDIETAFDGITYQKGAAVLGMFEGYVGEPTFQQGMRTYIQDHKFGNATADDLIDAIAKAADKGDDFKQAFKSFLNQPGVPYVQTELSQEGGKTVLKLSQSRYLPYGSKGDTKQVWGVPMCVRYGTASGSKVSCELFNQATGSMVLEGASKGTWVLPNANATGYYRFAMAKNDLGSLGKQIGKLDDAEQLAYADAVNASFKHGDLDAGDVLAALKPLTSSKTREVAIAPLSSFNWIYRNLAQTDAQRAKLAAWAKAAYLPRMTQLGYHRKANEADSDSLLRNTLADELALVVKLPEVRAELLKQGDAALKRKADGRLDLAAADPDLIGSALAVAVQERGKPAVDALIAELPQTSDPALRNAMLDGLAEANDPALTQQVRNFALDKKVKVGEMGMLLRGGRDTRTERDAAWQWATTNYDKIVERTGSFSGGRLPDLVGGGGCSQDEADRLQAFFKDRAKQVSGAERGLAQTSEATVLCSALVEKQNPAVILR, via the coding sequence ATGCGTCGTCTTGTCCGCCCGTTCGTTCTCACCGCACTCGCTGCCTGCTGCGGCGCCGCCCTGGCCGCGCCGGCCACCGATGACCAGCCGCACGGCAGGCTGCCGGGCTGGGCCCAGCCGGAGTCCTACCAGCTCGACTTCAAGGTGGATCCGCGCCAGCAAGACTTCTCCGGCACCACCGTCATCAAGGTGAAGCTCACCCAGGCCTCCGACCACCTGTGGCTGCACGGCCGCGAACTGAAGGTGGGCAAGGTCGCCGTCACCGACGCCGCCGGCAAGAAGCACGCGGCGAAATACGTGGAAGTGGCACCGCAGGAAGGTGTGGTGCGTATCGACTTTGGCGGCACCCTGCAGCCGCAGGAACTGACCCTGGCCTTCGACTACACCGCGCCGCTCAACCAGCAGCTGCAGGGCCTGTACAAGGTCAGCCACGAGGGCCAGCCGTATGCGATGACGCAGATGGAGCCCATCAGCGCGCGCTTCGCCTTCCCCGGCTTCGACGAACCGGGCTTCAAGACGCCCTTCGACATCCGCCTGACCATCCCTGACGACGAAGTGGGCGTGGCCAACACCAAGCAGGTGAAGGAAGAGACCGCCGGCAAGGGCTGGAAGAAGCTGACCTTCTCCACCACCAAGCCGCTGCCGACCTACCTCGTGGCTTTCGGCGTGGGTCCGTGGGACGTGGTGAAGGGCCTGGACATCCTGCCGAGCCAGTACCGCAGCGAGAAGCTGGAACTGCGCGGCATCGCCGCCAAGGGCGAAGGCCACCGCATGCAACACGTGCTGGGCGAAACGCCGAGCATCATCCACACGCTGGAGGATTACTACGGCTTCGGCTACCCGTGGGACAAGCTCGACCTGCTCGCCGCGCCGGACTTCTCCGCGGGCGCGATGGAAAACCCGGGCCTGGTCACCTTCCGCGACTGGCTGCTGCTGATCGATCCGGATTCCTCGGCCAACTACGTGCGCGGTTCGTTCAACGTCACCGCGCATGAGCTCGCGCACCAGTGGACCGGCGACACCGTCACGCTGGCCTGGTGGGACGACCTGTGGCTCAACGAAGCTTTCGCCACCTGGATGCAGCAGAAGGTGACGCAGAAGGTGCACCCGGAATACCGTGCCGATCTCGACCGCGTGCGCGGCGCGCAGGGCGCGATGAACGGCGACAGCCTGGTCACCACGCGCAAGATCCGCCAGCCGATCACCGGCAATGGCGACATCGAAACCGCTTTCGACGGCATCACCTACCAGAAGGGCGCGGCGGTGCTCGGCATGTTCGAAGGCTACGTCGGCGAGCCGACGTTCCAGCAGGGCATGCGCACGTATATCCAGGACCACAAGTTCGGCAACGCCACCGCCGACGACCTGATCGACGCCATCGCCAAGGCCGCCGACAAGGGCGACGACTTCAAGCAGGCGTTCAAGAGCTTCCTCAACCAGCCTGGCGTGCCCTACGTGCAGACCGAGCTGAGCCAGGAAGGCGGCAAGACCGTGCTCAAGCTCAGCCAGAGCCGCTACCTGCCTTACGGCAGCAAGGGCGACACCAAGCAGGTGTGGGGCGTGCCGATGTGCGTGCGCTACGGCACCGCCAGCGGCAGCAAGGTGAGCTGCGAATTGTTCAACCAGGCCACCGGTTCCATGGTGCTCGAAGGCGCCAGCAAGGGCACCTGGGTGCTGCCCAATGCGAACGCTACGGGTTACTACCGCTTCGCCATGGCGAAGAACGACCTGGGCAGCCTCGGCAAGCAGATCGGCAAGCTCGACGATGCCGAACAGCTCGCCTACGCCGACGCCGTCAACGCCAGCTTCAAGCATGGCGACCTCGATGCGGGCGACGTGCTCGCCGCGCTCAAGCCGCTCACGTCGTCCAAGACGCGCGAAGTGGCCATTGCGCCGCTGAGCAGCTTCAACTGGATCTATCGCAACCTCGCACAGACCGACGCGCAACGCGCCAAGCTGGCCGCGTGGGCCAAGGCAGCCTATCTGCCGCGCATGACCCAGCTCGGCTACCACCGCAAGGCCAACGAGGCGGACAGCGACTCGCTGCTGCGCAACACCCTGGCCGATGAACTCGCGCTGGTGGTGAAGCTGCCGGAAGTGCGAGCCGAACTGCTCAAGCAGGGCGACGCCGCGCTGAAGCGCAAGGCCGATGGCCGCCTCGACCTCGCCGCCGCCGACCCGGACCTGATCGGCAGCGCGCTCGCCGTGGCCGTGCAGGAGCGCGGCAAGCCGGCGGTGGATGCGCTCATCGCCGAACTGCCGCAGACCAGCGACCCGGCCCTGCGCAACGCCATGCTCGATGGCCTCGCCGAAGCGAACGATCCGGCGCTGACCCAGCAGGTGCGCAACTTCGCCCTCGACAAGAAGGTGAAGGTGGGCGAGATGGGTATGCTGCTGCGCGGCGGCCGCGACACCCGCACCGAGCGCGATGCGGCATGGCAGTGGGCCACCACCAACTACGACAAGATCGTGGAGCGCACCGGCAGCTTCTCCGGCGGCCGTCTGCCTGACCTTGTGGGCGGCGGCGGTTGCTCGCAGGACGAAGCCGATCGCCTGCAGGCCTTCTTCAAGGATCGCGCGAAGCAGGTGAGCGGCGCCGAACGTGGCCTGGCACAGACCAGTGAAGCCACCGTGCTGTGCTCGGCACTGGTGGAGAAGCAGAATCCGGCTGTCATCCTTCGCTGA
- a CDS encoding type VI secretion system Vgr family protein, producing MQDAIDRLATLIPGQQQYFVDVTGTPGASALSLVRFTLKEALGEPYHIELTLTHPEALSRQDYLGKDATFRMAPAGGEPRQWQGCITGFSQLKRTRDEVTYVFVIEAHVARLKLTRASRIFQQQTAPQIIEAILRRHGLQGHQFAFKLRRTYPTHAFRLQYQQSDWDYLRLLMEQEGIYSYFLAGEHGDVFVLGDDIDHYLYQPTLALPYRESAGLETNRDAILSLATATYTVPQSVLVADYNPRQAWERFKADANLASKDPTTYGQPYVYGTGHLDQEQARWEAQLRHEAALAGQVIYDGASTYAGLTCARVVQTDLALPDAPHGMVITAVEHTGARDQAYRNTFKAIPADRRFRLALHEDQWPVIPGTLSARVTSPSKYKYAYLTQAGEYVVRFDLDFDPWNPGGESVPLRLAKPFAGKLQTGMHFPALDGDEAVIAFRDGDPNKPYIAAFHHHSQATDLITNQDRWMSRNVIRTQSDNKLQMEDWEGQEHVKLSTEHAGKSQLTLGHMVSGAMVNGQRETRGEGFELRTSAKGAVRAGQGLFVTTDDRPRAQGKQLDMQEAVQQLSAAHAQLESLAQVAQAAQADAADAKAVQAVLQQQLKDLNEAVMLFSAKASIAITTPETIQHSAGKNLTFTAGDNADVGVLKNFTVAAGEAISLFAQKLGIKLFAAKGKVTIQAQNDDMNLAALKDLTITSSNGRLILSAKDEVWIGAGGSYIKINSNRIESGTPGDIYEKCAWWGTQGACSETKSVALPGAQVLAGLTRHGSKFSG from the coding sequence ATGCAGGACGCCATCGACCGACTCGCCACGCTCATTCCCGGCCAGCAGCAGTACTTCGTTGACGTTACCGGCACGCCAGGCGCCAGCGCGCTCTCGCTGGTTCGCTTCACGCTGAAGGAAGCGCTCGGCGAGCCTTACCACATCGAGCTCACGCTGACCCATCCCGAGGCGTTGTCGCGGCAGGACTACCTTGGCAAAGATGCCACCTTCCGCATGGCACCGGCTGGGGGTGAACCGCGCCAGTGGCAAGGCTGCATCACCGGCTTCAGCCAGCTCAAACGCACCCGCGACGAAGTCACCTACGTATTCGTCATCGAGGCCCACGTCGCCCGCCTCAAGCTCACCCGCGCCTCGCGCATCTTTCAGCAACAGACCGCCCCGCAAATCATCGAGGCTATCCTGCGCCGCCACGGCCTCCAGGGCCATCAGTTCGCCTTCAAGCTGCGCCGCACGTACCCCACGCACGCATTTCGCCTGCAATATCAGCAGAGCGACTGGGATTACCTCCGTCTTCTGATGGAGCAGGAGGGCATCTACAGCTATTTCCTCGCCGGCGAACACGGCGATGTGTTCGTGCTGGGTGATGACATCGATCACTACCTGTACCAGCCGACACTGGCCTTGCCGTACCGCGAATCAGCCGGCCTGGAAACGAACCGCGACGCCATCCTGTCGCTTGCCACCGCCACGTACACCGTTCCGCAATCCGTGCTGGTCGCCGACTACAACCCCCGGCAGGCGTGGGAGCGCTTCAAGGCCGACGCCAACCTCGCCAGCAAAGATCCCACCACCTACGGGCAACCCTACGTCTACGGCACCGGCCATCTCGACCAGGAGCAGGCGAGATGGGAGGCACAGCTTCGCCACGAAGCAGCCCTCGCCGGCCAGGTCATCTACGACGGCGCCAGCACCTACGCCGGGCTGACATGTGCGCGCGTCGTGCAAACCGACTTGGCGTTGCCGGATGCACCCCATGGCATGGTGATCACCGCTGTCGAACACACCGGCGCCCGCGATCAGGCCTATCGCAACACCTTCAAAGCCATCCCGGCCGACCGGCGCTTCCGTCTGGCGTTGCACGAAGACCAGTGGCCGGTCATCCCGGGCACGCTCTCCGCCCGCGTTACCTCACCAAGCAAGTACAAGTACGCCTATCTCACCCAGGCGGGTGAGTATGTCGTGCGCTTCGACCTGGATTTCGACCCCTGGAACCCCGGTGGCGAAAGCGTGCCGTTGCGCCTCGCCAAGCCGTTCGCCGGCAAGCTGCAAACCGGCATGCACTTCCCGGCGCTGGATGGCGACGAAGCCGTCATCGCCTTCCGCGACGGCGACCCCAACAAACCCTACATCGCCGCGTTCCATCACCACAGCCAAGCCACCGACCTGATCACCAACCAGGATCGCTGGATGTCGCGCAACGTCATCCGCACGCAAAGCGACAACAAGCTGCAGATGGAAGACTGGGAAGGCCAGGAGCACGTCAAGCTCAGCACCGAGCATGCCGGCAAGAGCCAACTCACGCTCGGCCACATGGTGAGCGGCGCGATGGTCAACGGCCAGCGCGAGACGCGCGGCGAGGGCTTTGAACTGCGCACCTCCGCCAAGGGCGCGGTGCGGGCGGGCCAAGGTCTATTCGTCACCACCGATGATCGTCCGCGTGCCCAGGGCAAGCAATTGGACATGCAGGAGGCGGTGCAGCAGTTGAGCGCCGCGCACGCGCAGCTGGAGAGCCTGGCCCAAGTCGCGCAGGCCGCCCAGGCCGACGCCGCCGACGCCAAGGCGGTGCAGGCCGTTCTGCAGCAGCAACTGAAAGACCTCAACGAGGCGGTGATGCTGTTCTCCGCCAAAGCGTCCATCGCCATCACCACGCCGGAAACCATCCAGCACAGCGCCGGCAAAAACCTCACCTTCACCGCAGGCGACAACGCCGACGTGGGCGTGCTGAAAAATTTCACCGTCGCGGCGGGCGAGGCGATCAGCCTGTTCGCGCAGAAGCTGGGTATCAAACTGTTTGCCGCCAAAGGCAAGGTCACGATCCAGGCCCAGAACGACGACATGAATCTGGCCGCCCTGAAAGACCTCACCATCACCAGCAGCAACGGCAGGCTGATCCTCAGCGCCAAAGACGAAGTGTGGATCGGCGCCGGCGGCTCGTACATCAAGATCAACAGCAACCGCATCGAAAGCGGCACACCAGGCGATATCTACGAAAAGTGCGCGTGGTGGGGGACACAGGGCGCGTGCTCCGAGACAAAAAGTGTTGCGCTGCCAGGAGCACAGGTGCTCGCCGGCCTAACCCGCCACGGCTCCAAGTTCTCCGGCTAA
- a CDS encoding tetratricopeptide repeat-containing sulfotransferase family protein, producing the protein MRAPDDATGTLQQALQHTARLLQNQPALAAEQAAEILKVVPEHPAALHLLAAARSAQGDTQAAIDILTPLAQAQPTWSFAHADLGVALASAGRHHEAIESLRRAAALKADLPQVWRALADSLHAVGDHAAADAAYTQHVQHATHDPRLLAAAAALAENRLPDAETLLREQLKQAPTDVAALRMSAEVAARFGRHDEARQQLEHCLALAPSFDAARFNHALILHRSNQPEQALAEIDRLLSTEPAHAGYLNLKAAVLCRIGDYEPAIRIYGELVASDARHPRVWMSYGHALKTAGHADRAIEAYRRGLALEPSCGEIWWSLANLKTFRFGGDDLATMRQQYARHDLNEDDRLHLAFAIGKALEDAAEYEPSFQHYAQANALRRGQLRYHAEDTSARVRYIRQRYTHQFFDARAGMGSEARDPIFIVGLPRAGSTLIEQILSSHSQVEGTMELPEITSITRVLRERGEAESDAPYHDVLATLDAAALRDLGERYLAHTRIQRKTSAPLFIDKMPNNFMHIGLIHLMLPNARIIDARRHPLACCFSGFKQHFARGQSFSYSLEDIGRYYRDYVSLMAHYDAVLPGRIHRVVYERMVEDTEGEIRRLLDYCGLPFEASCLRFFQNDRPVRTASSEQVRQPIYREGVDHWRHYSPWLAPLEEVLGPVLGSYPDAPACEAT; encoded by the coding sequence ATGAGGGCTCCCGACGACGCCACCGGCACCCTGCAACAAGCGCTGCAACACACGGCGCGCCTGCTCCAGAACCAGCCGGCGCTGGCCGCCGAGCAAGCCGCGGAAATCCTGAAGGTCGTACCGGAACACCCTGCGGCGCTGCACCTGCTTGCGGCGGCGCGATCGGCGCAAGGCGACACGCAAGCGGCCATCGACATCCTGACGCCTCTTGCCCAGGCGCAGCCGACGTGGTCCTTCGCCCATGCTGATCTCGGCGTGGCGCTGGCCAGCGCGGGACGCCACCACGAAGCCATCGAAAGCCTGCGCAGGGCCGCCGCACTGAAAGCCGACTTGCCGCAGGTATGGCGCGCACTGGCAGACAGCCTGCACGCCGTGGGCGATCACGCCGCAGCCGATGCTGCCTACACGCAGCACGTCCAGCACGCCACGCATGATCCGCGCCTGCTGGCCGCTGCGGCGGCGCTGGCCGAGAACCGCCTGCCCGACGCGGAAACCCTGCTGCGTGAGCAACTGAAGCAGGCACCCACCGACGTCGCCGCGCTGCGCATGTCCGCCGAGGTGGCCGCGCGCTTTGGTCGTCACGACGAAGCACGCCAGCAGTTGGAGCATTGCCTGGCCCTTGCGCCGAGCTTCGATGCGGCGCGCTTCAACCATGCGCTGATCCTTCATCGCAGCAACCAGCCCGAACAGGCGCTGGCGGAAATCGACCGGCTGCTGTCCACGGAGCCGGCGCATGCCGGCTATCTCAACCTGAAGGCCGCCGTGCTGTGCCGCATCGGCGACTACGAGCCGGCCATCCGCATCTATGGCGAGCTGGTAGCCAGTGATGCACGTCATCCGCGCGTCTGGATGAGCTATGGGCATGCGCTCAAGACCGCCGGCCACGCGGATCGCGCCATCGAAGCCTATCGCCGCGGATTGGCGCTGGAGCCGTCCTGCGGCGAGATCTGGTGGAGCCTCGCCAACCTCAAGACGTTCCGCTTTGGCGGCGACGACCTCGCCACGATGCGCCAGCAGTACGCGCGCCATGATCTGAACGAGGACGATCGCCTGCACCTCGCCTTCGCCATCGGCAAGGCGCTGGAGGATGCCGCCGAATACGAACCGTCATTCCAGCATTACGCCCAGGCCAATGCGCTACGGCGCGGGCAGCTTCGCTATCACGCCGAGGATACGAGTGCGCGCGTGCGCTATATCCGCCAGCGCTACACGCACCAATTCTTCGATGCGCGCGCCGGCATGGGCAGCGAGGCGCGCGACCCCATTTTCATCGTCGGCCTGCCGCGCGCCGGCTCCACCCTGATCGAGCAGATCCTGTCGAGCCACAGCCAGGTGGAAGGCACGATGGAGTTGCCGGAGATCACCTCGATCACGCGCGTATTGCGCGAGCGCGGCGAGGCGGAAAGCGACGCGCCCTACCACGATGTGCTGGCGACGCTGGACGCGGCGGCGCTGCGCGATCTTGGCGAGCGTTACCTGGCCCACACGCGCATCCAGCGCAAGACCTCGGCACCGCTGTTTATCGACAAGATGCCGAACAACTTCATGCACATCGGCCTGATCCACCTGATGCTGCCCAACGCCAGGATCATCGATGCGCGACGCCATCCGCTGGCGTGCTGCTTTTCAGGCTTCAAGCAGCATTTCGCGCGCGGCCAGAGCTTCAGTTACAGCCTGGAAGACATCGGGCGCTATTACCGCGACTACGTGTCGTTGATGGCGCACTACGACGCGGTGTTGCCGGGCCGCATCCACCGCGTCGTGTACGAACGCATGGTCGAGGACACGGAAGGGGAGATCCGGCGTCTGCTCGACTACTGCGGCCTGCCCTTTGAAGCGTCCTGCCTGCGGTTCTTCCAGAACGACAGGCCGGTGCGCACCGCAAGTTCGGAACAGGTGCGCCAGCCGATCTACCGCGAAGGCGTGGATCACTGGCGGCACTACTCGCCATGGCTGGCACCGCTGGAGGAAGTATTGGGGCCGGTGCTGGGGAGCTATCCCGACGCACCGGCGTGCGAGGCGACATAA